Within the Pelmatolapia mariae isolate MD_Pm_ZW unplaced genomic scaffold, Pm_UMD_F_2 NODE_ptg000607l+_length_63923_cov_1, whole genome shotgun sequence genome, the region ACCATATTTTATatgtcattttttaataatcacaGTGAGAATATCACTCTGAGATCATCGTGGGGCTCTGTGGTGTTTCTATGCTAAATGTTGTTAAAGTGAAGTTTTAAATGCAGCCTGCTAGGACATCAGGTACACTTTGAGCCTTAGAACCATTTTAACTGCAGATGATCAAAATCTTTGTTAATCTGGTatcaagctggcactgctggctgacttctggcatagTAAGTGGtttgtcatccagatatgggccagacctgacatagatggcactgtttatgtgatagCATGGCCCAATGTGGTTTGggttatgtggcccaggcccatagaaaacaggtctggcccagatccgccatcaagctggcacttctgactgactggcagggtgtatgtcaaacagatgtgggccaggtctggcaatgatgacactgtttatgttcctattttcctattttagttagaagacccaaatgccatgttgcaatactatactgctatggtagccaacatttcaaatgcaggtctgacaggtttgtgtgtgtacactttatccaaaacttagtgacggtttactcatgtttatgtcacacagtggaaaattgtgtttttatattttgttttggatCAGACTGTGTGTTGGTACATAGTGttgattttatttgcatgattttattgTGATAGTGATATTGCATGTTATTGATATTTCTATTGCATGGTTTTATCCCCATATTTATATTGTGTGTTTAGTGTTGTTGCACAATATTCTTTTTATTCCACTGTGGACTAAGCGGACAATTGTAGGCACCTGTGAGGTGGGGGCGTTCCCCGAGGTGGCCTATTAGCCGCCAAACTGACTTATTAAGGGGGATAGTGAACGCAGAGACGAAAGGAGAGAGACACAGGAAAAGTGAGCAGGAGGAAACAAAACGTGTGCAAGCCAGCATATGTGAAGAAGGACCTGCGGCCTGACTGTGGGGCGCCACGAGACATTCGGCGATCGGCCAGCGGAACCCGGCGATCCTGTCCCAACAGCCAGAATAGCGACAGTTGGAGGCGACGCGTGAAATCCACAGCAGGGCAGGGGTACGCCACTGCCTGGATCTGTGAGTATCGCTTTCCCACTGTTGGGCGCTAGGCGTAGCTTTGCTGGGGGAGGGTAACAGCGGCTGTGCCGACAACGTTGCTGGCCCATGTTTGTTGTTTCAGGGCGGTGCTACGAGGGAGGCCGTGTGAAGGTGTGGAGAGTGGCTGGACTGCACGGTCACGTGCCGTCAGGAGGAGATAGGAACCTCCTCCCTGGTCTGCTGGCAAGATTTCCATCCCGGAAAAGGAATtcctctcctgtttctttcaGATAAGGAACATTTGCCCGTGTGTGGCTGAACTGTGGGaatatagggctttggagcgtgatgtcacgggggggccacgccccctcccgccatgacagtaggccaaacGAAGCACACAgaagcgtcagctatggttcgtacgtacTGTGTTGTCGGTTGCAACGTTAGCTCACACGatagggaaggcaagaagctggaaaatgggctctcttttcatcgtttcccctcctggaggcaacgggagggatctcgtgtatccgatattactaaacgaagacgtcaggcttggattgcagcggtcagactCGGACCGGCACGCAAGGCGAGTGCAAcgaaagcaaaaaagagcaccCATCGGAGGTAACCCCCGCcccaaaaacatacaaaattgcGCTCATTGTACGCTAATCTGCACATAACTTTCAGATGAATCACGCACCTGGAATACTGGTGTACATTTACCTTATGTGTATGCACTAATTTTATCTTACATGCTTTCATTATGCAGCTGCAGAGTATGAAGGTGTGCCCCGTGCAGAAGTAATAGATGAAGATCTGACAGAagaccaacaacaaaatcaccATGTCATGGAGGCTGTGGACAGGAGTTACTGAtatcatgtgagggtgaagacacaacactgcttgataAGAATGTTAAggtgtgctgtgttttggtgaatatgtgccccagtgtggttgtcaaaccagggccaaatgaaacttgctcttgtTGAATATTCATAAAACTGCTGTGTTGCATGTacagttcattgtaaataattgtactttctgtaaagtggtttcaataaaacagaaatgaaaagtatgttattttttgtttttgttttttttattaaagatctgttcacatgcacttagcaagtacatgtgcaggtacacatgaaatgcaaactatttacatggcaacgcacagctggcatCAATCGTGAATCGTTCATCTAGAGCAATTTTGGGggcagctgctgaggagaagtcaatgttatgtgccacctctggctgtatcttggtcatatggtcaacgtactcacaacgtggaggcttaaaaacggccaaatcttgtacccaaccgtttgtgaattagatgtgcgcctccaggaatttataattccCAAACTGATTCgctgtgtatgcgctgactccacagacaaggtactcgaaaatatcgggataggacaacggcggtaggctgtctgggtttccGCTCCGCTGccttatttcatacgggtccacattaccgatgcacgctatttttttcCAAGTATCGTCTCTGGGCGCAAtcggtcgcgatacagccctttgtcttttgcgctgattttaagcatggttctgacagtcctgcttccaacacagtgcgtttgttttgatttgtagcCTTCTGTCATGGCGCCGcaatcccacaatgcactgcggcgtgacgtcaactccaaaccCCTATAGGACTGTGGGGGGGAGGGAGGAGTTTTTAGCATATGAGAAACATTCGTTtagctttggggttttttttagtgtttagtTATTCCTCCCGGCAGGGTTTTTAGCAGGTTGCGAACACTATTTTTATTGTATAGCTGGGATTTTAGCCTGTAATTGTGATTCTGGCTGTGTTTTCTCATGAAAATAAATGGTGTGTTCAAAGTCAGCTTAGTTTTTGTGCTCTGAGCGCTGACCCACTCACTCCCCTTCCGCTTGTATGTGTACGGACGTGGTGGTGAAGATTTAGGTCCACCAGTTTTAGCAGCTACATTCACccctgggtggctgtagctcagaaggtagagcaggtcatctactgatcgcaAGATGAGTGGTTCGATCCCTAGCTCCTCTAGTCTGtgtgtcaagagtgtgaatatagttagaaagcactcagtttagagaaagtgggtgaatgtggcatgttgtatagagcactttgaatAATCCAAGACAGTAGAAAAGTGCTGTGTAAGAATCAGTcaattcactgtctgaacagagtttcatcatgttacttttgcactattattaTTTAGGCACATGTTgctattacatggcttgattaaccctttaaaaccggtcggagcgggcacaatctgttttgcgtaactatttttaaatctctgtagaactggaaccacataATGTAGCGCAATCATTTTTTTGCATAGGAAACTGGAGGAATTGTACTTACATGTTATGCCATTAGgctgtcctaggtcacggtttccttccacatatagctttgcaaaaattgcataaaaagcgcttgcagcaacaaaaacactatattccagaaacacactttgccgatccgatcagctgttcaaaacacttcctacgttggaatagacgtcagcgcgaactatcgtatgtccgccattacctggccgaaaccggaagtgacgtcattttcgcggaaaatgtagttgttgttttttggggttttttaccttcagggccttataagcctatactggtgtttatAAAAGTCATATTTagctttatgcttttctgtatagtttctgggatgcttagaactcaaactgcactgctggaaatagtttattttgatgcacatgctggtttttggggttttttttgcaaatttccattataatatttattttcgtttttcttGCAGTATATAAacattggtgtatctcaaaaattaaactatgaagacactcaaaataaatttcctgtggttggaaactattttgtgcaacttttttgtatttacagttttgagcaataaacctcttaaatttctctaactagaaatacatgtaaaaaaaaatcaaaaacgattttcattttttgttgtagtttattgcacttttttgcaatttatgtagtttctatggacttaatgcatacatattactaaaatttgggctataacagttgtattgatgtatagcaacttgaaatgctcccaaaaatggcgctacagcatgtaaaaatataaagataagccccggcggacttggttctatggtaggtcttaaagggttaaggtatacattaggctgacatctggggccagagctgaaactgttctgagccagcagtgtgtctgcaaccggccttgtgctggcccaaagagccgtcattctttgcagtatgtgggccatgtataagcacattgtgtgggccagatccgggccataccaattttgccaTGTGGGTATCGGCTGTGCATCTGATGGAATAATGTTGGTCAGTGGGCTCTGTACACACCTGCATTTGACCTTTGGCCCACAGTCCCATAGGCAGAGCTCACCAACACCACACTAATAGTTCAGAGTAGAACGCTGTCATGTTCTCCTTCTGTTTCTGTGATATCTCATTCTTATCTTTCACTCATGTAACTCGTGTGATCTATAACCGATGACCAAGATTTAGCTATTGTTTTACAATGAAATCACATCATACAGATAACAACACATTTTACTTGTATTACATTATCACACATTTTAACACCTGAGCACGGACAGAAACTAAGACTAAGACAGGTGAAATATATGTCTGGCTTGTGACATGTGCTTTTATTTGCCTTCGCTGTCACACCGCCCAAACATATCTTGCGCTTTGTGAAAAAATGCAGCTGGTTATTGTGCTTATCCCTTATCATTTCTATTCAGTTTTGGCATTAGGCAGAGCTTTCTTTTCAGCAGATCACatgcaacaaagaaaaaaacaggcgTTACTTATttttagaatcagaatcagaaatactttattaatcccgaaggaaattataggttacagcaggcagcacgctaatggcacatgcgcacttacaaaggaacccTCTGACCAcactttacacaaacatcacattggaaAGACATAGTTTAGtagtttatagttttattttaacagcTTCACGTTACAAAACATTTCAGTGAAAGCTTTTAAtgcatattttaaattgaatgtTCAGATCACCCACCAACTGACTAGATTTTGAATGTGAGCAGTTTTGAATCCCCAATCATCCTTCATCCCCTTTTTTCGTCATCACAGGTGTTTCATCTCATCCCAGCTGGATGCTGTGATGCATCTGattattttaaatgacaaatataTTTCTCAGGGTTAAACAGTGAAATATtcacaaatgaaatgaaaaaaggttGACGTCTCACCTTCAGTTTctccagcactgaggcctgcgCGACTTTACTCTACCGGCTTAATGGGGACTTCAGTGTAGATCAGTGAGGTTATATCTGGGGGCACAGAAGTAGTTCCTCATCATGTCTGCTTCAGCACGTCACAACAGAAACTAGGATTTGTGTTTGGATATCAACTACATTTACACACACGAGTACTGAACACAGACCACTAACCCTCAAAGTCGACAAAAACGATGAGGTCATCGTTCTTGAGGTAATTACGCCGCCTGAGGTCAAAGTGCTTGATAAAGTTCCTCCAGCCCCACGACTGTCCCCTGTAGCAGTCACAGGAGGGTTCGTACTTCCCCACCTTAGAGGGATTGTCCCACAGTAACTTTCCATCTGATGCTGAAGAAAAGAGTTGGTGACAGTATCTGAGGAAGACTCTCACTATCTAAAACAGACTATAGAAGACTCCTGACTCATATTGGTGAAATCTTGCAAAAGTACAGGCAAAAAGACAAAAGTTAGAGGTAGCATGATTCTCTATAAAGTTAATCCAGAGGTTTTAACCAGAAAACACAGGTATGGACAACATGATATAAAATGAAGAGGAGCCAGCCAGTGTATGCTGTAAATTATTAAACTATAGTACTGAGAACTTTGTCTAGTTTAGAGACTGTGGTGTGGAGCGTGTTGAGAGAGAGTTTAATGTGGTTAGTTTGGCCACACATTTACAGATTCCTGTTCAATCTGTAATCTGTATATCGCAGGGATTTCATTATATTCCAGTTTTCTGTGGCTTAtagatattttaattttttttaagactAATTATTTTTGCAGTAAAATAAGCATTTTCTAGCCTAAAAAAATCATAACTGGGTTCAAATAGGCTTTATCGGAGTGTGGGGGGTGTTTTTATggcttaaaatatataaaaataataaaataaacacatagtTTGTACTTTTTTATATATCTTGGAGGGTCCTGGAGCATAACCTTTATTTTGTTCACTGTCCTTCAAAGGCCTGTTTGAGTGTTAGGACTTAATCTTAGGTTAGGGTAAGGGTAAGTCAGTTATGATGGTTTAACTTGGGAATACACTAATGTCAGTGAATGTCCCCATAATGATAGCTATGTGCCCGTGTATGTATGAGTCCATCACCCAGCACACAAGGCAGGCAGTAACTCTAGGTAAAATTCAAGTAATTGAGAAAAACCTTTAGCCAAAGTTTTTCGGCTCATCTAAACAGCATCAAGTTCAAGACTTACTCAGATCATTGGCACACAAAGGCTGCAGGATCTAATGAACCACTATTACGAATGGTAAACAACAGAAGGACAGATTGCAACAATTattagcagtgttgggcaagttactttgaaaaactaattaattatagttactagttacttcttcaaaaaagtaactgagttagtaactgagttacaagattctaaaagtaattaattacttgaaaagtaactattgcattactttaaaaaaaaaaaaagtttaaccctctggggtccaggctataattggccatttgcactacttttgatgtttcctctacatttcacctttaaaaactatttacttttctttgtttggtATCATCAGCACAGCCtcatgtgtctgaatttacagttatgttttcattttgactgtattaacacaattgatttaaaatcagacaaaaaacataaaatcagagtagaaaaagttatatttttactgtaacaaccacaaacatgtttaatgaatcttatttcataactttaaatgcaaatataaattgtcagttttaaaatcatatgcacaagttttgcaaacaacaaagttatttgcatccatttacctttttttttaaataaccatttcaaaccatttacataacaatcagctgttctgcattcagtaagatgccacacaaattatttttgccactccaaaaaaataatttctgtccactataaaggagaacatcacagcctgatacctgcagacagcagtcacctcatggTTCTGACACAtgacacaaaactatccacaacattacacactaactacacaacacaacacattaactacacactacAAAGacgctaaacatcacaaatctctcacatctcaaaactcgctctctctctcttttttttttgctcataagcacagagtgcttgctagcgctgtccttagacagtaaacgtgacgaaactattcaggaaaaacatgcgtatatatattgtttatcatgactctggttttacgtggcctatcagcacaatttaaaaactggtatatatcaccttgttgctttgtcatcttaaagtggtcatgtgattggcctACCACagctactttattcttcctcagtcaaaaagCAATACTCATGcaattgttttgcccccttagctccacgtgttgtgccaaaaagtgatcataCCAGAAAGTGGCCTAAGGAGCTtgtaaagaaaagtgtctggacttctttaagttgcttgaagacgtttcacctctcatccgagaagcttcttcagttctaaggtcaaatggtggagagtcccagatttaaaccccgtgggagtatccccccaaagagggacaaaaggaccccctgatgatcctctacctaatcacatgagccgaggtgtgaaaacgggtgtgggtcacaatcagccagggtttcaggtgagctcattgtgaaacctagccccaccctatcatgtgatttcctgaggtcagacggcccagggtgtgagtgggcgttaaggcgtctgggaagggaactcaaaactggattatagatggcagacagttggtgtcataagccccgccctctgttcaaagatggtcgctcacagtggacatagatggcctctttcactcctctttcaaaccatctgtcctctctgtccaaaatgtgaacattggcatcctcgaaagagtgacctttgacctttagatggagatggacagctgagtcttgtcctgtggaggtggctcttctatgttgtgccatgcgcttgtgaagtggctgtttggtctctccaatgtagaggtctgggcattcctcgctgcactgtacagcatacaccacgttgttaagtctgtgttttggagttttgtctttcgggtgaaccagtttgtgtctgagtgtgttgctgggtctgaagtacactgggatgtcgtgcttagagaaaactctcctgagtttctctgatacaccggctacataggggatgacaacgttgttgcgtctgtctttcttatcctctctcgctggtgtctgatcttcttttctgtgcatctttgctgactttatgaacgcccaattaggataaccgcatgttttgagtgcttcctttacatgtgtgtgttccttctttttcccttcaggcttagagggaacatgttctgcccggtggtgtagggtcctgattactccaagtttgtgttccagagggtgatgggagtcaaagaggaggtactggtccgtgtgtgtgggctgccggtaaacttcaatgttgaggttgccattctcttcaatgtgcacagcgcagtccaggaaaggcaaacagttatcctttgtgtcttccctggtccctggtgaacttgatgtttttatccagggcgttaatgtgcgcatgATGTCCCTCTTTGGGGTGATACttccactgggtttaaatctgggactctccaccatttgacccttagaactgaagaagcttctcggatgagaggtgaaacatcttcaagcaacttaaagcccagacgcttttctttccaagctccttagactacgatgacctggatgactgagaaccttcacagacacaccagaaagtgattgccgcccGCGGGAGCGCagagattacttacagctacttccatgcaactgatataagatgcggtaagctgaacacagcttcaaccgtctgtttgttgaaagaTAGTAACACGACCGCACCGCAtcttcttgttagtaacggtaatggcgttgtaacgatagaaacagtaattagttagattactcgttactgaaaaaagtaacgccgttacttgtaacgccgttattcctgTCACCGATTATTAGTCAGGCAGAGAGACTGTATCTGGACCAGTCATCAAACTAAAATTACACTCTAAGTACTGCATCATTACAGTGCCCTGGTCTCTTTGCTCCCTTGGGGCATTAAACATACTTACTCGTCCTCATGTCAGTAGTGAGACTGCGAGCAGAGGACATCCTCAGCTTAATGTCTGGGTCTTGGTCCATCACCACTAACGTGGCCTGTCTGTTTACTGCTGGCCACTGCATCACCACATCATTCTCCCCACTGGCCAAGTGGAAGTATAGCCCGGTGTAGTTGCCTGTGTAATCAGTGTAACTTGACAAAGGTATGACACGGACACCATAACCGTAACCTTCAGGGCTGTAGAAGCGTGGGCTGTCGATAACTGTGTTGGTGTCAGCCGTTTCCATGATCTTGGAGAAGTTCTGGATTCGCCACGCAGCATTGGGACAGCGCATCTCGGTCAGGCTGATGTCATCGATATAGATGCCACCGGTGGAAGTAGAGGGGTCCCCACGAACAGCTTGGAAAGCATAGCGGAATTTCACTCCCACTTCCAGCTGAACATGGGTGATCTTCCAGGTATGGTCAGCATCCGCTGGGTAACAGAAAGGAACGAGAGGATAAATTgttaatattaaacaaaaataaccaAACTAAAAACgaagattttaatttaatggGAGAGAGAAACTTAGCCCATCAACCCAGCCCTAATGAAAAAGTGGACCAATCACCTTTCGACtccttttctttcatattcAATGAATATGTTAATAAAACGAATCACCTAGTGCCAAAGGTAAtaacaaagaaatgtaataatatTCAGGCAAAACATTTGCAGCCTGATATATATCTGAAACTAATACTGTAGAGTCTTAactttataaaacaaaacaccttgaggcaactgttgtgaatTAGTGCAAGTTTGAAAAGGTGGAATTGGTAAATGGACCTTGTACAGCTATTTTCTGGCACACGTGAGCACTTTATACCACTTGCCTCATTCATCGGGCACTTTGTTTCAACACAGAAGTGCTTTcaatctaacattcacactccactGAATACATGAGAGAGCAACTTGGAATTCAGCATCCTTCCCAGGGATATTTAGATGGGAAACtagagcagccagggattgaaccagcAACCCTTCAGATTAGTAGATGATCTACTCTAACTCCTCAGCTACAGCTGCCCCGGAATTCAAGTCATTGCATTCAACTGAACTGTATAGACTACAGTCCGATACCACCTAGCTACTTTGTAATCCTCAGACTGCACCTTCTGCAGAGATGGATTCCACCTGTGTGCAGTTCCTCCACTCTTGTACGTCACCCTGTGTTCCTCCCTCTTCCTGACATGTGTTGTTCCCGCAGCCATTTTCATCCTTTTTGCTAAATCCACTACTATGTGTCCTTCTGCTGTTTgtgtatttactcaggttatctttgtgtgacaaatatgcaaaaaaactcCAAGAAATCAGGAAGCGGAAAATAGTTTTTCAACAACTCTCCACAGATGTCATAACTCGAAGAACCGcaacttttcattttttaaatttttgtttgtgtatgcAAATTGTGACGTAAGAACCAGCAGTTGACCTGGTACACCATAGTCAGTAGAgactaaaagaagaagaagaaaccacTTGTCTTGCTCAATCTATTGGTTAAACCACCCAGACTAGCagacacagaaaataaagacGCAACAGAAACATTTCACCAGTGCTGTACCTGAGAGAACGTGTTAACTGTCGGGATGGTTTATGTTGGGAGGATGACTTGAAATAACATCATTTGAATGCCATTTTTATTCTGCTGAGAAGTTAAGCAAATGTTCCAATGAACATTTGCCTCGATGCAAAGCTGTTTGTTCAGACATTTGCTTCAACTTCATGAGGAAGCTTAAGGCATTTTCTATGAAATGCTCATCCTTGCTAAGCTGCTTATTTAACAAATACCATAAAACGTGCGTATTTTCTTCATCGTGCGAACAGTGTCTGTGCCATCATCTGTCTTGACCCATATCACCAGCCTGTCTGCGGGGCCCCCTGTCATCTTGTAGAAGAACTGCAGACACTGAAGCTTCCTCTTGGGGTAGAGGATTCGTGATTCCAGCATAGCAGACTCCTGAGGCTCCCCAGTCATAGTGTTGAAGTGCATGAAGTATCCAgcatctgaaaaaaacaaataaacataagACAATCTCTAATAATGTTTCATTCTCTCTGAAATTACAGTAAACATGAAGAGACATTATTCAGACCTCTGCATTGTCCCAGGAGTGTGTGATCCAGTGCGACTGCAGAGCTCTGAGTGTGGACCCACTTCACATCATCAGAGGATGCCTGGATCATCCCACAAATGCTTGCATACTCAAAGGCACACTGATCCAGCAGGGTGAGCGGGCCGGCTGTATGAGAATGAGAGGAGGGGTATGCACATAGGAATGTTTTTTACACAGTCCTATAGTTGtcagattaaaataaaata harbors:
- the LOC134623387 gene encoding meprin A subunit alpha-like, which translates into the protein MMERVLLLLGLVILHTSYTIPISPEVHEVYENGEDENPILNLGSDADLFEGDILIPKGRNALIDRRYRWKFPIPYILGDDLDLNAKGCVHQAFEMYRLKSCVDFKPYEGEKTYIKFEKKGGCFSSVGDQQTGQILSLGPGCDHKAVVEHELLHALGFYHEQSRMDRDDYVNIWLDQVTPGLQHNFNKYNDDFITDQNTAYDYESVMHYRPFSFNKNESIPTITTKIPEFYNIIGQYLDFSKMDTLRLNRMYNCSGPLTLLDQCAFEYASICGMIQASSDDVKWVHTQSSAVALDHTLLGQCRDAGYFMHFNTMTGEPQESAMLESRILYPKRKLQCLQFFYKMTGGPADRLVIWVKTDDGTDTVRTMKKIRTFYADADHTWKITHVQLEVGVKFRYAFQAVRGDPSTSTGGIYIDDISLTEMRCPNAAWRIQNFSKIMETADTNTVIDSPRFYSPEGYGYGVRVIPLSSYTDYTGNYTGLYFHLASGENDVVMQWPAVNRQATLVVMDQDPDIKLRMSSARSLTTDMRTTSDGKLLWDNPSKVGKYEPSCDCYRGQSWGWRNFIKHFDLRRRNYLKNDDLIVFVDFEDITSLIYTEVPIKPVE